The genomic window CGTCAGGCTTTTATTTTTGAAGATCCAAAAAACTCCAACGAGTTTTATAATTACGTAAACACAAAATACGAGTTACAACACCAAGACGTGGAATTTAATGTGCCTTTTAAAGTAGATGGTCAATTACTTTACTTCTCGTTTCATGAAGTAGAAATACCAAACAAGACTTTTAACCTTATTCCTGTAATACTAGATGCTAAGTTAGACCATGAAGGGTACGATCCGCTATTTGAAGACAGTTACACATCGAGACAGGGTAACTGGTATATTGTCATTACCGTAAACGATGAAGCCATGAATGATTGCTTAAAACCTAATAACCTATATAAAGCATCCGTTTTAAAATATTTAAAACAGATGCGATTAGAATACTTAAATACAAGTAATTACTTAGAAGCTTTATTAAGACGATAAATTAGTTCTTTTTAAACTTAACTATTTTTCTAATACTTTTTGGGAATTTCTTTATTGAAGTTAAAGTCAAATCTTTATAATAACACTCAGCTGCTTCCGATTGGATTTGGATTTGCCCTTTATTTAAAATTTCACCTTTATCATTTTTAGCATTTTCAACCACCATAACGACATGGCCGTTTACTAAATGTACTGCATTATTTCCTACCACATAAATCTCTAAATGATTCCACTCACCGTGCGGTGCATCGTGCTCTGATCCCGCATTAATATATCCGTTTGCTTCAAAATACGCATCGGAATTTGGGTTGTATTTTTTAGACTCACCTCTAACATCTGCAGTAGGCTTCCCTCTTTTAGGTTCTGCCGTTCCTCCTCCTAAAGGAATAAAATCGCCTAAATCTGTTTCTTGTACTTGATATTCTAACGAGGTTTTCCATGTTTTCCAAAAAGCGCCGTGCTCACCATAGCAATGGTAAAGGATTCCACTATCACTCTTAGCGTCTAATCTTGGCTCCCATTTTTTATCACCCCATTTAAACATGGTGCTTAAATGATAATTTTCGTAATCTTTTTTTGTACTTATACAGCCTAAAATTTCTCCACTAATATGTAAAATCAATTCATCATTTTCCTTAGAAACTGTAAAAACATCTTTAATATCATTATTTAAACCTAATGCAGTTCCTTTATGCACGTTATCCGATTGATAAGTACCATCCGGCAACCCCGTAACAGTTACATGCGGAACACCAAGCCATTTATCAAATTGGCTTAAGTTTTCGTCTAATAAATGAATAGTTTTAGATTTTTTTTGCGCTACTGAAATTAAACTTGTAAAAATTAGTAGCAGAAAAATGTACTTTAATTTAGAATTCATGGATTGGCTTATTTAGTTTAGCCAAATATAGAGATTTTCTTAAAAAAAGCGGTGATATTTATATTATGAATATCTACTAATGACATCCACAGCCATCATCGCCACCGCAGGCTTTTTTAGAATTCGGTTTTTTCCAGAAGTATTTTTTCACCAAAAAGAAAACAGCAAAAGCCATGGCTGCAAAAACAAGTATATTTTGAATAATTGTATTCATTTTCTTAATTTATTATTTCAGTAATTGAAAAGCAATTAAAGCAGTAATATACGCAATTGCTGTCATAATTACTAATTGCCAAACCGGCCATTTCCAGCTATTCGTTTCGCGTTTTACAACAGCCAAAGTACTCATGCACTGCATAGCAAACGCATAAAACAGTAATAATGAAATCCCTGATGCCAAAGTAAATAACGGACCGCCCAAAATAGGGTTGGTTTCTTTAGCCATTCGGTTTTTAATAGTATCTACGTCATCATTTCCAACACTATAAATAGTTGCTAGCGTACCAACAAAAACTTCACGAGCAGCAAAACTACTTACAATAGCAATACCTATTTTCCAATCGTAACCCAAAGGTCTAATTGCAGGCTCAATAGCATGGCCAGCAATACCTATAAAAGAATGTTCTAACTTATACGACGCTATTTTTTGTTGCAATTCATCATCAGATAAATTATTAGAAACATTTGCTGTTGTAACAATTTCTTCTGCTTTATTAAAATTATCTCCAGGGCCATAAGATGCTAAAAACCAAAGCACAATAGAAATAGCTAAGATAATTTTACCAGCTCCAAATACGAAAGACTTTGTTTTCTCTATAACGGTTAATGCTACATTTTTAAAAAGTGGCAATTTGTAATTCGGCATTTCAACTACAAAAAAGGATTTACTTTTTATTTTAAGAATCTTATTTAAAATATACGCTGAAACTACTGCAGAACCAAAACCTAGTAAATAAAGTAACATTAAGGTAAGTGCTTGATAGCTTAAACCTAAAAATCGACCTTCGGGAATTACAAGCGAAATAATAATTAAATAAACCGGTAACCGTGCCGAACAGGTTGTAAAAGGCGTAACTAGAATGGTGATTAAACGCTCTTTCCAACTTTCAATATTTCGAGTAGCCATAATAGCAGGAATAGCACAAGCAGTACCAGAAATAAGTGGTACAACGCTTTTTCCGCTAAGGCCAAAACGCTTCATAATATTATCCATTAAAAACACCACACGACTCATGTACCCACTTTCTTCTAAAACAGAAATAAAGAGAAACAGAAAAGCTATTTGTGGAATAAAAATTACGATTCCTCCAAGACCAGAAATAATACCTTCAGCTAATAAATTGGTAAAAGCACCAGCTGGCAAAGTGACTTTAACCCATTCGCTTAACGATGCAAAAGCACCATCTATTAAATCCATTGGTACGCTAGACCAATCGTAAATAGCCTGAAAAATAGTAAGTAAAATAAAAAAGAAAATAAGATAACCCCACACTTTATGAGTTAAAACTTTATCAAGTTTAGAACGTAAATCCTTAGCTTGAGAAGCATCTACCGTTTTTCCTTTTTTAAGAACATTATTTATAAACTGATAGCGTTTTATAGTTTCACGCTGTTGTAAACGTTTTAAATCGCCACTGGTTTTAGTTTTAAAACTTGCAATGGCATCAACTTCTTTCCGGTCCGTTTTTCCGAAGTTAACATCTTGAGTAATTACCAACCAAAGCTTATATATTAATTGGTTAGGAAATGCTTTTCTTAAAGCATCAAAATACGGCTTATCAATCTCCGACGGATCTAAACAAGGCGCTGCTGAAACATCACGGTAATTTGTAATAAGTTCCTTTAAGCGATCTATACCGTCTTTTTTACGTGTACTTACTAATGCTATTTTGGTTTGAAGTTGTTCTTCTAAATAATCGATATCCAACGAAATCCCTTTATACTTCATCCTGTCGGACATGTTAATAACAAGAATCGTTGGGATTTCTAAATCTTTAATTTGAGTAAAGATTAAAAGATTCCGTTTTAAGTTCTCAACATCACTAACAACAACAGCAACATCTGGATAATCTTTATCGTTTTTATTTAAAAGTAACTCAATAACCACATTTTCATCAAGCGAAGATGCATTTAAACTATACGTGCCGGGCAAATCGATAATATGAGCTTTTACACCACGTGGCAGCTTACAAACACCTTCTTTTTTCTCCACCGTAATACCTGGATAGTTTCCAACTTTTTGATTTAAACCCGTTAAGGCATTAAAAACAGAGGTTTTTCCGGTATTTGGATTCCCGATTAAGGCGACATTTATTTGCTTACTCATGCGTTACTTTTTCAATTAAAATATGCGAAGCCGTTTCTTTTCTAATAGCAACATGCGACCCGTTTATGTTCAAATACATAGGATCTTTAAAAGGCGCAAGCTGAATGAGCTCTACAAAATTCCCCGGCAAACAACCCATTTCTAATAATTTCAATGGAATGTTTTTCGATGAAACATCGGTAATAACTGCGCGTTCGCCTCTTTTTAAATGTGCTATAGTGTCTTGCAAGCTTATTTAGATTGATTTTAAAGAAGCAAAAGTAATGTAAATGTTTAGAAGTTAAAAAGTTTATCTAGAAAATAGTTTACAGTTGCCTTGTTTTTATTAAAATTCACATTGCTAGTTTTCGTCGTAACAACCAATATTTAATAACAAATCGACTATTACTTTTCTTGTTTTAAGATTGAAATATCACTTAATAACCTGTCGATATCTTCTTCTTTTGTACCATCATAAAAACCACGAATCTGTCGTTTTTTATCAATAAGCATAAAGTTTTCAGTATGTACCATATCATAGGAGCCACCAAATTCCGCATCCTTTACAGCGAGATAACTTTTTCTGGCCAAATCGTAAATCTCTTTTTTTTCACCTGTAACTAAGTTCCATTTTTTATCGTTTACTCCTTTCTCAATTGCATAGCGTTTTAATTGTGCTACCGTATCAATTTCGGGCGTTACGGAATGTGAAAGCAACATAACCTCATCATCATTTATTATTTCCTTTTGAATTTTCACCATATGATCTGTCATAATCGGGCAGATGGTTTGGCAGGTAGTAAAAAAGAAATCGGCTACATAAATTTTATTTTTATAATCATCTTGAGTAATAGTTTTTCCGTTTTGATTCAACAATGAAAAATCGGCTATTTTATGATATTTTTTTTGATAATGAAGCGTACTATCTACCAACTCAGCACTTACCGAAGCGGGTTGATAAATGGGTAATGGTTGGTAAACATTTAAAGTATTATAAATTAAAGTAATAATAACCAAGGAGATAACCCCGAAAACAATGAAGAAAATCTTGTATTCTTTAAAAATAGAGCCCATTATTCATAAATTTTCAACAAAAATACGAGATAAATTAGAGAAGCAGACTGTGATTGAACCCTAAATTCCTGTTAAAACCATTTGCTTTGTGTGATAGACTTTTTTAAAGTTGGTTTAAAAGCTTACTTTTGTGCGATTATAAAAAATTGATTGAAGAATATATGGAGTTTGTTATTAAAATATCGCAATTTTTGCTAAGTCTTTCGCTGTTAATTGTTTTACACGAATTAGGGCATTTTATCCCTGCAAAGCTTTTTAAAACGCGAGTAGAAAAATTTTACTTATTTTTTGATGTAAAGTTTTCTTTATTCAAAAAGAAAATAGGCGATACCGTTTATGGAATTGGCTGGTTACCTCTTGGTGGCTATGTTAAAATTGCCGGCATGATAGATGAAAGTATGGATACCGAACAAATGGAAAAAGACCCCCAACCATGGGAATTTCGCTCCAAACCTGCTTGGCAACGTTTAATTATTATGCTAGGTGGTGTTACTGTAAACTTTGTTTTAGCAGTGGTTATCTATATTGGAATGAGTTATTTTTATGGTGACAAATTTCTTCCTATTCAAAATATTCAAGATGGTTTATTAGTACAAAGTAGCGTAGCTAATAACGCTGGACTTCTAACTGGTGATAATGTTGTTGCCGTTGATGGGACTAAAATTGAAAATTTTTCTCAAGTATCTGAAAAAGTTCTTTTTGGAAAAGACATTACCATTGAGCGCAACGGACAAGAAAAGACCATTACATTTCCTGAAGATTTTTTAGCACAATTAATAGAATCTAAAGAAAAAGGTTTTATAAGTTTAAGAATGCCTTTCGCTGTAGTTGAAGTACCAGACTCCTCTGCAAACAAAAGTAGCGGACTTAAAAAAGGAGATATTATTGTTGGCTTAAATGATTATAAAACTAAATATGTAGATCAAGTTGTTACTGGCTTAGATAAATTTAAAGGTCAAAAAGTTTCGGCTACCGTATTAAGAGATGGTAAAGAAACGACCTTACCTTTAAGCATTAGTAGCGATGGTAAATTAGGTATAGTCTACGCACCACAATCTACATTTTCAACACTAGAAGCTTTAAATTACTATAAATTTGAAACTAAAGAATATGGCTTTTTTGAAGCCGTTCCTGTTGGGTTAGAAAAAACTGGCGATAAAATATCGTCTTACATCACACAGTTTAAGGCTATTTTCACACCAAGTACAGGCGCATACAAAGGCGTAGGAGGCTTTAAAGCTATTTACGATATATTTCCTAGCTTTTGGAGCTGGCAAGTATTCTGGGGTATTACAGCGTTTTTATCTATTATGCTAGGTGTTTTAAACTTATTACCTATTCCTGCTTTAGATGGTGGGCATGTTATGTTTTTGCTATACGAAATGATATCTGGAAGAAAGCCAGGCGATAAATTTATGGAGTATGCACAAATGGTTGGATTCTTTCTTTTAATAGCATTAGTACTGTTTGCAAATGGAAATGATATTTACAAAGCAATTTTTGATTAATTTTTTAAAAAAAATTAAAAAAATGTTTGCGGCATTTAAATAAAGTTCTATATTTGCAACCGCTAAGCAAAATAGCACAGTCCTTCTTAGCTCAGTTGGTTAGAGCATCTGACTGTTAATCAGAGGGTCCTAGGTTCGAGCCCTAGAGAAGGAGCAAAATTAAGTCTAACAGAAATGTTAGACTTTTTTGTTTTTAATAGGTTTTGGTTTTTCTGAGAATTCAATAGGGCCTCATAATATTATAGCTCTATAAACAGAAAACGTGAACTAACACTCAAGGCTTCTAAACCATCTAAGATACTTAAACAAATTACCAAGGTATAGAACGCTTTTAAGCTGTTTAACACAATACTTAAACGATCTTACAAACGAAGTGAATAAAGCCGGAGGTAAACGCTTAAAATATTTATTTAAAACGAGCTCTACATCAAATCGAAATCATTACTTCATGTTTTTTGGTAAAGAACAAATAAGATGTTCCTAGAAAACAACCTCTATTTCTAAAAACAAACAGAATAGCAACACACACATTCTATCAATAAAGTCCCTCGTTTCGATCATATTTAACTTTAAAGCACAAAAAAAGCTTCACATTGCTGTGAAGCTTTACAATCTCTATGTGGTCCCACTTGGGCTCGAACCAAGGACCACCTGATTATGAGTCAGGTGCTCTAACCAACTGAGCTATGGGACCGAAATTGGAGTGCAATATTACTATTTATTTTAGATGTAACCAAAAAAAATATCACTTTATCTCTAGACAAAGTTCAATTAGTACACCATTTGTAGATTTCGGATGTAAAAAAGCTACTAATTTATTGTCGGTTCCACGCTTTGGAACCTGGTTTATAATTCAAAAACCTTCATTTTTTAAACGGATAATTTCAGTTTCAATATCTTCAACATCAAACGCAATGTGATGGACTCCTTCTCCATTTTTATCAATAAAACGTGCTATTGCGCAATCTTCCGAGATTGCCTCTAGCAATTCAATTTTATTATCGCCAACCTTAAAAAATGATGTATTTACATGTTCGTTTTCTACCGCTTCAGTTTTATTAAGATAGTTCCCAAAAAAGTTTTGAATGTAAATTATTAGAAGCCTCTAGATTTTTTACAGCAATGCCAATATGTTCTATTTTTTTCATCTAGAAACCTGTTTTTTCATTTCTGTAAATGCGAAAATCTTAATTTTATTCTAACAATACATGCAAAAGAAAATATCAAATCTGTTTCGACGCACTTCTTTCAAATCCTCTTGGCGAGAATATCACTAAATAATCTACCCCAGGCTAAAAGAATAAACGAGCCTGTATTTCTTCCGCGAAAGCGAAAATCTGCTAATTATTATCTAAATTAATCTGAAAATATTAAAATACATTCCGAAAAAGAAGATAATCTTTAAATATCCTTTATTTTTGCAATCTAAAAGCATTTTATAAAGTGGAAGAAGCAGAAAGTCAAAGACAAAAAAAAATAGGCGGTGTTTTACAGCAAGATTTAGTAGAAGTTCTTCAAGGAGCTGCTACACAAGGCGGAATGCGCGGTGTTTTAATATCGGTATCTAAAGTAAAAGTGACTGTAGATTTATCGGTTGCGAAAGTCTATTTAAGCATTTTTCCTAACGATAAAGCGCCTGCACTTATGGAGGGCATAAAATCGAATACACCATTAATTCGTCACGAATTAGCACAACGCACCAAACATCAGTTACGCCGTATGCCTAATTTAGAATTTTTTATAGACGATTCTTTAGAGTACATCGACCAGATTGAAAAATCATTAAAAGGCGAAGAAAACCCTATAAAAGATCCTAATATTTTAGACAAAAGAAAAAAATCGTAGATTGAGTTTTCCACTATATATAGCAAAACGTTATTTGCGCTCCAAAAGCAGCAATAACGCTATTAATTTTATAACCAACATTGCTATTATTGGTGTTATTCTTGGAGCTGCATCTTTATTTATTGTGCTATCTGGTTTTGCCGGATTAAAAGATTTTACACTACAGTTTTCTACAGAAATAGATCCAGATTTAAAGGCCGAAACCACCGTTGGTAAAACCTTTGTGCTTACTAAAGATATCGCTGAAAAACTCGATAATTTAGAAGCCGTTGCCGAGTATTCTAAAATTATAGAAGAGCGCATTTTTATAACTAGCAATAATAAAACAACTATTGCTAGAATAAAAGGCGTCGATGGCAATTTCCAAAATATAGTAAATATAGATTCTGCCATGGATACGGGTAATTGGGTGGAACAAAACACAAACGAAATTGTAGTGGGTTGGGGCATTGCAAACCACTTATCGCTAGGTGTTCTCGATTTCACAAAAGCTATAAACATCTATGTACCCAAACCTGGAAAAGGGCAAATAACATCTACAAAAGATGCCTTTAACACGGTTCGCGCAGCAAATGTTGGGGTATTCTACATAAACGAAACACTAAACGATGGCTACATTTATGCACCTATAGATTTAGCCCGAAATCTCCTTAATTACAAAGAAAATCAAATATCTTCGATAGAATTTAAACTTAGTCCTAACGCAGACGAAACCGAAGCAAAGCAAAGCATACAAGCCATTTTGGGCAATAACGTTATTATAAAAAATCGCGCCCAATTAAACGATGCGCTTTACAAAATGCTAAACACCGAAAACCTAGCAGTATACCTCATTTTTACGCTTGTACTCATTATTGCATTTTTCAACGTTATCGGATCATTAATTATGATGATGCTCGATAAAAAGAAAAGTTTAAGCACCCTGTTTAACATTGGAGCTACGGTAAAAGATATTCGTAAAATTTTCTTCTACCAAGGTAGTTTAATGAGTATTATTGGCGGCCTAATCGGACTAGGAGTAGCATTTATAATTACACTATTACAACAACATTTCAGTTTAGTGATGATCACGCCATCTCTGCCATATCCCGTCGCTATACGTGTAGAAAACTTTTTTATCGTATTCCTTACCATTTCCGTTTTAGGAATTATTGCATCAAAAATCGCATCGGTTCGTATTACAAAAAACATGGTAAAAACCGTTTAATACCATATCTGGTTTGAAATTACTGTAAAATAAAATGATGATTTTTTTCTTTATATAAAAAATAAAGCATAGCCTTAGTTACGGCTTCTTTTTATGTTGAAGTAGAAAGGAAAAAAGGGCGTTTTATTGCTGTTATGTTAAATAAGAAACCGTCTAAATTATTTGGGCGAGTTGCCATGAAAAATGTCAAACAGGCTTTCCGCTATATCTTTTTTTATACAGAACTTGTTTGAATATTTCATCCATTAAATATAATCTCTGCCAAATTCCAATATCTAAACTTTCTATTTAAAAGTATAAAAAAAGGATGCCGCATCAATCCTTCTCGCGGGTTTATCTGCCAACCAAAAGCATAACACCACAAAGTATTTGTATCAGTACAAAGTATAATTTAACAGAAAAAGTTAAAAAAACATACCTACTAGTATTTTTTATATACATTTGTAATATGTTACAGGTGCAAAAATCGGAATTCACAAAACAAACCATTCTTAACGAGTCGTTTAAACTGTTTTATAAAAACGGATTTAAAACTACAAGTGTAGATACTATAATGAAAACCACCAAACTAACAAAAGGTGCGTTCTATCATCATTATAAAAACAAAAAAGAATTGGGTCTTGCCGTAATAAGCTTAAAACTACAAGAGCGCGTTTTTAAAGGTATGATAGAACCTTTACAACAACCCGGAAACGTTGTAGATATTCTAGAAAACACATTTTCCGAAAGGTTAAAATCTTTCTCTCTGCACGATAAAAAACACGGTTGCCCAACAAACAATTTTATAAACGAAATTGGCGATTTTGAAACTGCATACCAAATGGCTCTCAAACAAATAATAGATAATTGGCGCGATGCCTTAATCCAATTATTAGAACGCGGAAAATTGGAAAACACCATTAAAAAAAACATCGCAAGCGCATCGGTTGCTGTATATTTAATAAGTGCTTTTGAAGGCGTACGTGGTATTCGAAAACTATATGACACAGATATTATTTTAGACCAATACATGGCTGGCTTATCTATTTATTTACAACAAATTAAGAGTTAATATTTTTTTACATAAAAAACATACCTATTAGTATGTTTTAAAAACAATTACAATATGAAAAACGAAAAAAACAAAAGAAGAGATTTTCTAAAAAAATCGGCAATGGTAGGTTTAGCAGCTCCACATTTAGTATTTTCATCATCAGAAGCAAACAACTCAATGAATTCAACATCTAGCAATCGACCAAAAGTATTGTTTTTTGATGTAAACGAAACACTGCTCGATTTAACGGCCATGAAAGAGAGTGTTGGTAAAGTACTTGGCAATCGCCCAGATTTATTACCGCTTTGGTTTACTACCATGCTGCAATACTCTTTAGTAACTACAGTAGGACGACAGTATAACGATTTTGGAATTATAGGCTCTGCGGCACTACAAATGGTTGCAGCCAACCATAACATTTCGATTACCGAAGAAGAAGGTAGAGAGGCTATTTTAGGTCCTTTACGTTCTATACCCGCACATGCAGAAGTAAAACAAGCGTTACAGAGTTTAAAAGATGCCGGATACACTTTAGTATCATTTACAAACTCGTCTAACAAAGGTGTGGAAACACAATTTAAAAATGCTGGATTAACGCAATATTTCGAACAACGTTTAAGTATTGAAGATATGGGTAAATTTAAACCACATGCCGATGCTTACGACTGGGCCGCAAGAAAAATGGGTGTTAAACCTAGCGAGTGCATGTTGGTAGCGGCTCATGGTTGGGATATTGCTGGCGCGCTTTGGGCCAATTGGCGTGGTGCTTTTATTAGTCGTCCGGGAGCACAATTATACCCTTTGGCACCATTACCTGAATTATCGGAGTCTAATTTAAAAGACATAGCAGATCAATTAATTGCAATGAAATAAATAATATACATTATGAATCTAGAAAACAAAGTTATTATAGTAACCGGATCGTCTAAGGGTATAGGAAAAGAAATTGCTATACAGTTAGCCAAAAATGGCGCAAAAGTAATTGTTAATTATTCTAACAGCGAAACAGAAGCAACAGAAACCGTCGATGCTATTGTTAATAATGGTGGTGCAGCAATTTCTGTAAAAGCTGATGTAAGCCAAAAAGCAGATGTTGTAAACCTTTTTGATAAAGCCATAGAAAAGTATGGTAAAGTTGATGTTTTGGTTAACAATGCTGGTATAATGAACAATAAACTTATAAAAGATAACACTCAAGAAGATTTTACAAGTCAGTTTGATGTTAATGTGCGCGGTGTTTTTAATACGCTACAAGAAGCAGACAGCAAACTAGCAGATAATGGAAATATTATTAATATCTCATCGAGTACTGCAAAATTAATGTTTCCTACTTATGGCATATACTCAGCCACCAAAGCGGCTGTTGAGCAAATGACGCGTGTATTTTCTAAAGAAATCGGACGTGGTATTTCGGTTAACGCACTTGCTCCTGGCGCCACAGAAACAGAGTTGTTTTTAAAAGGAAAATCGCAGGAGTTTATTGATAAACTTAGCGGTATGAACGCCTTTAATAGATTAGCAAAACCAATTGATATAGCCAACGTTGTTGTGTTTTTAGCCAGCGATGAATCTAAATGGGTTTCCGGACAAGTTATTGGCGCTAATGGTGCATTGGTTTAAAAGAAATTTCAATTATCGACAACGGGAGGTATCGCAGCTATAGTCGGGTATAGTTCATTCTCTTTGTGATTCCTCCTAACGTCGTTAAGCAGTAAAAATAGTCTTCAATAAAATTACCTTCGCAAATTATTGCAAAAGCGATAGTAATGGTTAGCTTTTGGCGAGGCGCGCATCGAGCCAAAACTAGTAATGGATAGCGCGGTGGCTTGCCATTTGCCCTAATTTTTATAATTAAACTATTTTAAGGTTTATTCTGTGAATTGATATCCTGAAAATTTTTCTAGAACCTCATCGAAAGCCGCAAAAACATCTCCAGATTGATCGGATGTTACCATTTTCATGCGGTGTTCCTTAAAGTGAGGAATGCCTTTAAAATAGTTGGTATAATGACGGCGAGTTTCGAAAACACCTAACGTTTCTCCTTTCCAATCTATAGCCATTTGTAAATGACGACGAGCAGCTTCTACACGCTCCTCTAGACTTATTGGTGCCAAATGCTCACCAGTTGTAAAAAAGTGTTTTACTTGTTTAAAAAACCATGGATTCCCAATACTCGCACGGCCAATCATGCAGCCATCTAATCCGTAATCGTCACGCATTTCCATGGCGCGTTCTGGTGTGGTAACATCTCCGTTTCCGAAGATAGGAATATGCATACGTGGATTATTTTTTACTTGTGCAATAGGTTTCCAATCGGCATCGCCTTTATACATTTGAGCACGTGTACGACCGTGAATTGCAATGGCTTTACAGCCCACATCTTGCAAACGCTCGGCAACCTCAACAATACGAATAGAATCTTGATCCCAACCTAAACGCGTTTTTACCGTAATAGGAATACTGGTGCGTTTTACCATTTCGGCGGTAAGTTGCTCCATTAAACATACATCTTTTAAAATGCCTGCTCCTGCTCCTTTACTTACCACTTTTTTTACTGGGCAACCAAAATTAATATCTATAATATCTGGTTTAGATTCGGCTACAATATCTATGGTTTGTAGCATGCTATCTAAGTTTGCTCCAAAAATTTGAATACCTACTGGGCGTTCTTTTTCGTAAATATCGAGTTTCATCACGCTTTTTGCAGCGTTACGGATTAAGCCTTCGCTCGATACAAATTCGGTATAAACCACATCTGCGCCTTGTTCTTTGCAAAGTGCGCGAAATGGCGGGTCGCTAACATCTTCCATTGGCGCTAAAAGCAATGGGAAATCGGGCAATTCTATGTGATCTATTTTTACCAAGTGGATTTGTTTTTGGGCAAAATTAAGGTTTTTTGATTAAAAAAGACCTGACTGGTTTTTAAATCCGGTCAGGTCTAGAAATAATATTAGAATCAAGCTTATTAATCTTCGCCTAATTCTGTGATTTTTTTCTCGTATAGTTTTTTACTTTCTACTACAGCTACGTTAAGTTCTTGCATAATCCCATCTACGCGATCTTCTATACTTTTCATTTGTCCGTTAATAGAATCGAAAGAGTTTAATGCAGCCGCAACTTCCAAGGCTTTAACAACCTCAACAGCATCGTTATGCAAAAGTTTTAGTTTATCGATGGCTTTAGAGGTATTAGCAAGTGTTCCATTATATTTTGTTTTAGCTTTATTAATGGCCGATAACAATGTATTTTTACTCTTTTGATCGCTTAAACTATTGGTTTGCGTTTCCATGGCGGTGAATAAATTTGCCGCTTTAGTTTTTAAATCTTCGTATTCTTTGTTTAGATTTTTTACGCGTTTATCAACTTTTTCCCAATCGCCATAAACTTTTGCAAATTCTTTGTCTTCGTTTTTAGCATCTTCTAAAGCTAATTTTAATGCGCCTAAAGATTCTAATCCTCTATTTACATTTTTATTAGCAACTTCTTTTTTACTTTCAAAAGTGGATACTTGAGATTTGAATTTATCTTTTAATCGAATTAAATCTTCTGGGCTTTTATCTTTCCAACAAGAGGTTAAAACGAAAAACAGAGATAATATGGCTAATGATTTTTTAAACATAAATTTTGGTGTTG from Algibacter sp. L1A34 includes these protein-coding regions:
- a CDS encoding DUF1080 domain-containing protein; this encodes MNSKLKYIFLLLIFTSLISVAQKKSKTIHLLDENLSQFDKWLGVPHVTVTGLPDGTYQSDNVHKGTALGLNNDIKDVFTVSKENDELILHISGEILGCISTKKDYENYHLSTMFKWGDKKWEPRLDAKSDSGILYHCYGEHGAFWKTWKTSLEYQVQETDLGDFIPLGGGTAEPKRGKPTADVRGESKKYNPNSDAYFEANGYINAGSEHDAPHGEWNHLEIYVVGNNAVHLVNGHVVMVVENAKNDKGEILNKGQIQIQSEAAECYYKDLTLTSIKKFPKSIRKIVKFKKN
- a CDS encoding FeoB-associated Cys-rich membrane protein — encoded protein: MNTIIQNILVFAAMAFAVFFLVKKYFWKKPNSKKACGGDDGCGCH
- the feoB gene encoding ferrous iron transport protein B, with protein sequence MSKQINVALIGNPNTGKTSVFNALTGLNQKVGNYPGITVEKKEGVCKLPRGVKAHIIDLPGTYSLNASSLDENVVIELLLNKNDKDYPDVAVVVSDVENLKRNLLIFTQIKDLEIPTILVINMSDRMKYKGISLDIDYLEEQLQTKIALVSTRKKDGIDRLKELITNYRDVSAAPCLDPSEIDKPYFDALRKAFPNQLIYKLWLVITQDVNFGKTDRKEVDAIASFKTKTSGDLKRLQQRETIKRYQFINNVLKKGKTVDASQAKDLRSKLDKVLTHKVWGYLIFFFILLTIFQAIYDWSSVPMDLIDGAFASLSEWVKVTLPAGAFTNLLAEGIISGLGGIVIFIPQIAFLFLFISVLEESGYMSRVVFLMDNIMKRFGLSGKSVVPLISGTACAIPAIMATRNIESWKERLITILVTPFTTCSARLPVYLIIISLVIPEGRFLGLSYQALTLMLLYLLGFGSAVVSAYILNKILKIKSKSFFVVEMPNYKLPLFKNVALTVIEKTKSFVFGAGKIILAISIVLWFLASYGPGDNFNKAEEIVTTANVSNNLSDDELQQKIASYKLEHSFIGIAGHAIEPAIRPLGYDWKIGIAIVSSFAAREVFVGTLATIYSVGNDDVDTIKNRMAKETNPILGGPLFTLASGISLLLFYAFAMQCMSTLAVVKRETNSWKWPVWQLVIMTAIAYITALIAFQLLK
- a CDS encoding ferrous iron transport protein A produces the protein MQDTIAHLKRGERAVITDVSSKNIPLKLLEMGCLPGNFVELIQLAPFKDPMYLNINGSHVAIRKETASHILIEKVTHE
- a CDS encoding SCO family protein encodes the protein MGSIFKEYKIFFIVFGVISLVIITLIYNTLNVYQPLPIYQPASVSAELVDSTLHYQKKYHKIADFSLLNQNGKTITQDDYKNKIYVADFFFTTCQTICPIMTDHMVKIQKEIINDDEVMLLSHSVTPEIDTVAQLKRYAIEKGVNDKKWNLVTGEKKEIYDLARKSYLAVKDAEFGGSYDMVHTENFMLIDKKRQIRGFYDGTKEEDIDRLLSDISILKQEK
- the rseP gene encoding RIP metalloprotease RseP — protein: MEFVIKISQFLLSLSLLIVLHELGHFIPAKLFKTRVEKFYLFFDVKFSLFKKKIGDTVYGIGWLPLGGYVKIAGMIDESMDTEQMEKDPQPWEFRSKPAWQRLIIMLGGVTVNFVLAVVIYIGMSYFYGDKFLPIQNIQDGLLVQSSVANNAGLLTGDNVVAVDGTKIENFSQVSEKVLFGKDITIERNGQEKTITFPEDFLAQLIESKEKGFISLRMPFAVVEVPDSSANKSSGLKKGDIIVGLNDYKTKYVDQVVTGLDKFKGQKVSATVLRDGKETTLPLSISSDGKLGIVYAPQSTFSTLEALNYYKFETKEYGFFEAVPVGLEKTGDKISSYITQFKAIFTPSTGAYKGVGGFKAIYDIFPSFWSWQVFWGITAFLSIMLGVLNLLPIPALDGGHVMFLLYEMISGRKPGDKFMEYAQMVGFFLLIALVLFANGNDIYKAIFD